Proteins encoded by one window of Tunturibacter psychrotolerans:
- a CDS encoding TonB-dependent receptor, translating into MITLKKLRLIIPLFILALSPSLFGQAVNATLLGTITDPSGATVPGVKVTVVEVATGSAHQTVTNESGNYTIPDLPPGTYSVVAESPGFKKDTHQNVDLLTNSSTRIDIAMVTGSVSETVLVTTAPALLQTDRADISVKIEARQVADLPLGTNRNFQTLLNLVPGMAPATFQHSQFFNAASTLQTEANGLPRMGNLYQIEGIDDDERTGLLQIIIPPAESIQTVDISTNNFEAELGRATGAVTNVILKSGSNAFHGSAFEFIQNNAVNARSYFGGPLGHLSYNYYGGSFGGPIIKDKLFFFADYLGTSDHEQVSNTLTIPDARYFTPNAQGNIDLSAALGAVDPTSKTKIGQVFDPTTGDGKTTPRTPFANNQIPFSAVNPVSLKILQMVNAAAATNGKLNPNAPLINPANNYTTNLPFTKGTNSFDTKVDWNINEKNHLSGRYSWQRVNTFQAPAFGSFLGGPAGGGFEGTGVQTAYSTGGNYDHIFSPTLFTEVRFGVAHLRNNSQPSDYGSNDADTLGVPGVNIGGQPFTSGQVGLTINGGFSGTLIGYSASVPWIRGESNIDFVNNWTKVVRNHTFKFGGDLRRVRDDLLQDQTFSPRGAFTFSDVQTSSNVCPTGPTSCVAAKTNISNDISSFLFDLPSLVGRDLNTFFPAYRQWWFFAFASDKWQASSKLTVDLGVRWEFYPPATPRHSGGFSNYDPTTNNIVIAGMGGNPDNLGMETRYKYWAPRTGFSYRATDDTVIRGGYGISYMPFPDNVYAYNYPIRANNSYQPAGSSPFTPAVGPDGATPATFQAGFPAPVNIQIPDSGIIPANTPFLKNQAYFYIPKTFKNAYAQSWNVAIQQGFRGNLSLQLAYVANHGTDISGAQNINNPTTFGGGSASQPENIAFGRTAATNQYFLPFSSNYQSLQAQLTKRFSNSLAFTSAFTWGKAMGYISNNVSPANSPDDGGLLFYANPHKNYAVLDFDRTLNYEQSFTYELPFGRGHNMFNSGVANVALGGWKISGIISVLTGLPFSVLTNGAGLNTPGTAQTANLTGTYHVTHKVGANAHWFDPTAFSIPSGVNEGNTGRNQFRGPGYLQDNFSLFKSFNIWREATMETRIEAFQLSNTPQFVLASNFGNTNNCCTAASFGQVTNTLGSGQGSVNGVGGGRSLQASVHFLF; encoded by the coding sequence GTGATCACGCTCAAGAAACTAAGACTCATCATTCCCCTCTTCATCCTCGCTCTATCGCCATCGCTTTTCGGTCAGGCAGTCAACGCAACCCTTCTTGGCACCATCACCGACCCAAGCGGCGCGACCGTTCCTGGTGTAAAGGTCACCGTAGTGGAAGTTGCGACAGGGTCTGCTCACCAGACTGTCACCAACGAAAGCGGTAACTACACGATCCCAGACCTTCCCCCAGGCACTTATTCGGTTGTTGCCGAGTCGCCTGGATTCAAGAAGGACACCCATCAGAATGTCGATCTCCTCACCAACTCCTCGACCCGTATCGACATCGCAATGGTCACCGGTAGCGTCTCTGAGACTGTCTTAGTGACGACCGCTCCCGCTCTCCTCCAAACCGACCGCGCCGACATCAGCGTAAAAATTGAAGCGAGACAGGTTGCCGACCTGCCCCTCGGCACCAACCGCAACTTCCAGACGCTCCTCAACCTGGTTCCCGGTATGGCCCCCGCAACGTTCCAGCACTCTCAGTTCTTCAATGCGGCAAGCACTCTGCAGACAGAAGCAAACGGTCTACCGCGCATGGGCAATCTTTACCAGATCGAAGGCATCGATGACGATGAGCGCACAGGCCTCCTGCAGATCATCATCCCCCCAGCCGAGTCAATCCAAACCGTCGACATCTCCACGAACAACTTTGAAGCAGAACTGGGCCGCGCCACTGGCGCAGTAACCAACGTCATCCTCAAATCCGGATCGAACGCCTTCCACGGTTCGGCCTTCGAATTTATTCAAAACAACGCCGTCAACGCTCGCTCCTACTTCGGTGGCCCCCTTGGTCATCTGTCATACAACTACTATGGCGGCAGCTTCGGCGGTCCCATCATCAAAGACAAACTCTTCTTCTTCGCCGACTATCTCGGCACCTCAGACCATGAACAAGTAAGCAATACACTTACGATCCCAGATGCGCGCTATTTCACCCCGAACGCCCAGGGGAACATCGATCTGAGTGCGGCCCTCGGAGCTGTCGATCCGACCAGCAAGACGAAGATTGGCCAGGTTTTTGATCCCACCACGGGAGATGGCAAGACAACTCCGCGCACACCTTTTGCAAACAATCAGATACCGTTCAGCGCAGTAAATCCGGTCTCTCTTAAGATTTTGCAGATGGTCAATGCCGCTGCCGCCACCAATGGCAAACTAAATCCCAATGCACCTCTGATCAATCCAGCCAACAACTACACCACCAATCTTCCCTTTACGAAAGGCACGAACAGCTTCGACACCAAAGTCGATTGGAATATCAACGAGAAGAACCATCTCAGTGGTCGCTATAGTTGGCAGCGCGTCAACACATTCCAGGCACCCGCATTTGGTTCATTCTTAGGTGGTCCGGCTGGCGGCGGATTTGAAGGTACGGGCGTTCAGACCGCCTACAGCACCGGTGGAAACTACGACCACATCTTCTCTCCAACCCTCTTCACCGAAGTGCGATTTGGCGTCGCTCACCTGCGCAACAACTCGCAACCCAGCGACTACGGATCCAACGACGCAGACACCCTTGGCGTTCCAGGCGTAAACATCGGCGGACAACCCTTCACCTCCGGACAGGTCGGTCTCACCATCAACGGCGGCTTCTCGGGAACTCTCATCGGATACTCCGCTTCCGTCCCATGGATTCGCGGCGAATCGAACATCGACTTCGTCAACAACTGGACCAAGGTCGTACGCAATCACACCTTCAAATTTGGTGGAGACCTTCGGCGCGTCCGCGACGACTTGCTGCAGGATCAGACCTTCAGCCCGCGAGGCGCATTCACCTTCTCCGATGTTCAGACATCAAGCAACGTCTGTCCGACCGGGCCAACCAGTTGCGTTGCAGCAAAGACAAATATCTCCAATGACATCTCCAGTTTCCTCTTCGACCTGCCCAGTCTTGTGGGTCGTGATCTTAACACCTTCTTCCCGGCCTATCGGCAGTGGTGGTTCTTTGCCTTCGCCAGTGATAAGTGGCAAGCAAGCTCAAAGCTAACCGTAGACCTCGGCGTCCGCTGGGAGTTCTATCCCCCTGCAACACCGAGGCACTCTGGCGGTTTCTCTAACTACGATCCCACCACCAACAACATCGTGATAGCAGGCATGGGCGGCAATCCCGACAACCTTGGCATGGAGACTCGATACAAATACTGGGCACCCCGCACAGGATTCTCCTACCGTGCTACCGATGACACCGTCATCCGCGGAGGCTATGGCATCAGCTATATGCCCTTCCCCGACAACGTTTACGCTTACAACTACCCGATCCGCGCAAATAATAGCTACCAACCCGCTGGTTCGTCCCCTTTTACTCCTGCGGTTGGTCCCGATGGAGCCACACCAGCTACCTTCCAGGCTGGCTTCCCCGCACCAGTTAACATCCAGATTCCAGACAGCGGGATTATCCCGGCGAACACCCCCTTCCTCAAAAATCAGGCGTATTTTTACATTCCAAAAACCTTCAAGAATGCCTACGCCCAATCGTGGAACGTCGCCATACAACAGGGTTTCCGCGGAAATCTTTCCCTCCAACTCGCATACGTTGCAAATCACGGCACCGACATCTCCGGCGCTCAGAACATCAACAATCCCACTACCTTCGGTGGTGGGTCGGCCTCTCAACCGGAGAACATCGCCTTCGGACGCACAGCGGCTACCAATCAATACTTCCTGCCGTTCTCCTCGAACTACCAATCGCTGCAGGCACAACTCACAAAGCGTTTCTCAAACAGTCTGGCATTCACCTCTGCATTCACATGGGGTAAAGCCATGGGCTACATTTCAAATAATGTCTCTCCCGCAAACAGCCCGGATGATGGCGGTCTCCTGTTCTACGCGAACCCGCACAAAAACTACGCGGTACTCGACTTCGACAGGACGCTGAACTACGAGCAGAGCTTCACCTACGAGCTGCCCTTCGGCCGCGGCCATAACATGTTCAACTCAGGCGTTGCCAATGTCGCGCTCGGGGGATGGAAGATCTCGGGAATCATCTCCGTTCTCACTGGTCTTCCCTTCTCCGTCCTGACCAACGGCGCAGGCCTCAACACTCCTGGTACAGCTCAAACGGCAAATCTGACGGGCACTTACCATGTCACTCACAAAGTTGGTGCGAACGCTCACTGGTTCGACCCGACAGCATTCTCTATTCCTAGCGGCGTGAATGAGGGTAATACCGGAAGAAACCAGTTCCGCGGACCAGGTTACCTCCAGGACAACTTCTCACTATTCAAGAGCTTCAACATCTGGCGAGAAGCCACAATGGAAACGCGAATCGAAGCCTTTCAATTGAGTAACACGCCACAATTCGTTCTCGCCTCAAACTTCGGCAACACAAATAACTGCTGCACAGCCGCTAGCTTCGGACAAGTCACGAACACTCTCGGCAGCGGCCAGGGCAGCGTAAACGGAGTTGGAGGAGGCCGATCGTTGCAAGCTTCAGTGCATTTCCTCTTCTAG
- a CDS encoding sugar phosphate isomerase/epimerase family protein, whose product MAGVSRRNFLVGAGITAATCAAQPLFGLPTAAQSPFKIAVISDEISQDFDHACSVIANDFGLHYVELREMWGKNLQAVSDAEIAEALKILAKYNLQVTDIASPLFKVDWPGAPKSQYGSKGDMHGAAETAYKQQDEVLARSISLAKQFKTDKIRCFDFWRLDDVTPYRAAINEKLRATAEIVGQQGLLLVIENEFACNTATGREAAKTLNAIQSPHFALNWDAGNAVMRGELDAFPAGWDALPKNRIHHCHCKNAVKDDTGKIVWSPVDKGYIDWTAQFRALKQVGYRDAVCLETHWRGAGTPEASTRISWAGMKQCLVNSGTF is encoded by the coding sequence ATGGCAGGCGTCTCAAGACGAAATTTTCTCGTAGGAGCAGGAATCACTGCAGCAACCTGCGCAGCCCAACCTCTCTTCGGTCTTCCCACCGCAGCGCAGTCCCCCTTCAAAATCGCAGTCATCTCCGACGAAATCTCTCAGGACTTCGATCACGCCTGCTCCGTCATCGCGAACGACTTCGGCCTGCACTACGTCGAGCTACGCGAGATGTGGGGCAAGAACCTCCAGGCCGTATCCGACGCCGAGATCGCCGAAGCCCTCAAGATCCTCGCAAAGTACAACCTGCAGGTCACCGATATCGCTAGCCCTCTCTTCAAAGTCGACTGGCCCGGCGCACCCAAATCGCAATACGGCTCCAAGGGTGACATGCACGGAGCCGCCGAAACCGCCTACAAGCAGCAGGACGAAGTCCTCGCGCGCTCCATCTCCCTGGCCAAACAATTCAAGACTGACAAGATTCGGTGTTTTGACTTCTGGCGCCTCGATGACGTCACTCCCTACCGCGCGGCCATCAACGAAAAACTTCGCGCCACCGCCGAGATCGTCGGCCAGCAAGGTCTCCTCCTCGTCATCGAAAACGAATTCGCCTGCAACACCGCAACTGGCCGCGAGGCCGCGAAGACTCTCAATGCCATCCAGTCCCCGCACTTCGCTCTCAACTGGGACGCAGGCAATGCCGTTATGCGCGGCGAGCTCGACGCCTTCCCAGCTGGCTGGGACGCGCTGCCAAAAAATCGCATCCATCACTGTCACTGCAAAAATGCAGTCAAAGACGACACCGGCAAGATCGTCTGGTCCCCTGTCGACAAGGGCTACATCGACTGGACCGCACAGTTCCGCGCACTCAAGCAGGTCGGCTATCGCGACGCCGTCTGCCTCGAAACACATTGGCGCGGAGCAGGCACGCCGGAAGCTTCAACACGAATCAGCTGGGCCGGCATGAAGCAGTGCCTGGTCAACTCAGGCACCTTCTAA
- a CDS encoding Gfo/Idh/MocA family protein produces MITRREFLDTLAVGAAGLAVGSTAKSYAQILGANDRVNFAVIGVRSRAYAHLSALKANKKDARIAYVCDVDTNTMKKFATDTEKEMGEAPATDQDFRHILQKKDVDAITIAAPDHWHTPMAIAGLQAGKHVYVEKPCSHNPAEGIMLVQAQQKYGKLVQMGTQQRSSPHTIEIVDKIHNGAIGRAYFAKAWYSNVRKSIGTGKEAPVPAQLDWDLWQGPAPRQPYKDNLQPYNWHWFKIYGTGETLNNGTHEIDVCRWALGVDLPKSVASSGGRYQFQDDWQFYDTLVTSFKYDDKVITWEGKSCQGMKYYGRDRGSTIMGTTGTVLVDRDGYEIYDLKGNKTSELKANKDQTSSTDLTGRDSMTDAHFANFIAGIRKGEKLNAPVSVGNVAVTMLQLSNIAWEVNRELQLDATDGKVLHDTEAMKGWGRDYEKGWAPHV; encoded by the coding sequence ATGATCACCAGACGTGAGTTTCTCGACACACTAGCCGTAGGAGCAGCGGGCCTTGCAGTCGGATCAACCGCCAAAAGCTACGCTCAGATCCTCGGCGCAAACGACCGCGTCAACTTTGCCGTCATCGGCGTTCGCAGCCGCGCCTATGCACACCTCTCCGCGCTCAAGGCGAACAAGAAAGATGCGCGCATCGCTTACGTCTGTGACGTAGACACGAACACCATGAAGAAGTTCGCTACCGACACCGAAAAGGAGATGGGCGAAGCTCCCGCAACCGATCAGGACTTTCGCCACATCCTCCAGAAGAAGGATGTCGATGCTATCACCATCGCCGCGCCCGACCACTGGCACACCCCCATGGCCATCGCAGGGCTGCAGGCCGGCAAACATGTCTATGTCGAAAAGCCCTGCAGCCATAACCCCGCCGAGGGCATCATGCTAGTACAGGCTCAGCAGAAGTACGGAAAGCTCGTGCAGATGGGTACCCAGCAGCGCTCCTCCCCGCACACCATCGAGATTGTCGACAAGATTCACAACGGCGCCATCGGGCGCGCCTACTTCGCGAAAGCCTGGTACAGCAACGTCAGAAAATCCATCGGTACCGGCAAGGAAGCACCCGTTCCTGCTCAGCTCGACTGGGACCTCTGGCAGGGCCCGGCGCCGCGCCAGCCCTATAAGGACAACCTGCAACCCTACAACTGGCACTGGTTCAAAATCTACGGCACCGGCGAGACCCTCAACAATGGAACACATGAGATCGACGTCTGCCGTTGGGCCCTCGGTGTTGACCTGCCCAAGAGCGTAGCTTCCTCCGGCGGACGCTACCAGTTCCAGGACGATTGGCAGTTCTACGACACCCTTGTCACCAGCTTCAAATACGACGACAAAGTGATCACCTGGGAGGGCAAGAGCTGTCAGGGGATGAAATACTACGGTCGCGACCGTGGATCCACCATCATGGGAACCACCGGCACCGTACTAGTCGACCGCGACGGCTACGAGATCTACGACCTCAAAGGAAACAAAACCAGCGAGTTGAAGGCAAACAAGGATCAAACCTCGTCCACCGACCTCACCGGACGCGACTCCATGACCGACGCCCACTTCGCGAACTTCATCGCCGGAATCCGCAAGGGAGAAAAACTCAACGCTCCCGTCTCGGTTGGCAACGTCGCCGTCACCATGCTGCAGCTCTCCAACATCGCCTGGGAGGTCAATCGCGAGCTACAACTCGACGCGACTGACGGCAAGGTACTTCATGACACGGAAGCCATGAAGGGATGGGGCCGCGACTACGAAAAAGGCTGGGCACCACACGTCTAG
- a CDS encoding sugar phosphate isomerase/epimerase family protein, with the protein MTNKPSRRSFVQSGAFLAAATVASSTLPSSAMQPSPATGAPSPIQLGLASYTFRNFTRAQMIGFMKQLNVSDLNVKDTKDHLPMDPTEEAKALADYTAAGIKLHAAGAIYFTKDDDADIRSKFEYCKRAGISVIVAGDPDPATLPRVEKFVKEYDIRIAIHNHGPEDKLWHSPLDILKSVKNLDPRIGCCIDVGHTVRAGTDVVQAIHEVGPRLFNVHMKDLTNFQSKESQVAVGEGIMPVRGIFEALIKTKYKGFVDLEYEIHADDPMPGVIASFAYMRGVLAGMGYLTHS; encoded by the coding sequence ATGACAAATAAGCCCTCACGTCGCAGTTTCGTTCAATCCGGCGCTTTCCTGGCCGCAGCAACTGTCGCTTCGAGTACCCTCCCTTCATCCGCCATGCAACCGTCGCCCGCCACCGGAGCGCCCTCGCCAATTCAGCTCGGGCTGGCCAGCTACACCTTCCGCAACTTCACGCGCGCACAGATGATTGGCTTCATGAAGCAGCTCAACGTCTCCGACCTGAACGTAAAAGACACCAAAGATCATCTGCCCATGGATCCAACCGAGGAGGCCAAGGCACTCGCAGACTACACCGCCGCCGGCATCAAACTCCACGCCGCCGGAGCCATCTACTTCACCAAGGACGACGATGCCGACATCCGCAGCAAGTTCGAGTACTGCAAACGCGCAGGCATCTCGGTCATCGTCGCCGGCGATCCCGATCCTGCAACCCTTCCCCGCGTAGAGAAATTCGTGAAGGAGTACGACATCCGCATCGCGATCCACAACCATGGCCCCGAAGACAAGCTATGGCACTCCCCTCTCGACATCCTCAAGTCCGTCAAAAATCTTGACCCGCGAATCGGCTGCTGCATCGATGTCGGGCACACTGTCCGTGCCGGCACAGACGTGGTCCAGGCCATCCACGAGGTCGGTCCGCGATTGTTCAACGTCCACATGAAGGACCTCACCAACTTCCAGAGCAAAGAGAGCCAGGTCGCCGTAGGCGAGGGCATCATGCCGGTGAGAGGAATCTTCGAGGCCCTCATCAAAACCAAATACAAGGGCTTCGTCGATCTCGAATACGAAATACACGCTGACGACCCGATGCCCGGAGTCATAGCCAGCTTCGCTTACATGCGCGGCGTCCTGGCCGGAATGGGCTATCTAACCCACAGCTGA
- a CDS encoding STAS domain-containing protein, protein MNTLEIKVTKYGEIEAVELSGPLVLGIPVNNLRQKIDNLTAHGANQFVFNLTGVNRMDSSGIGLLVMIMSSTKDAGGALKLVNPSKQVTQTLKMCNLLPLFEVFSEEQQAISSFTKS, encoded by the coding sequence TTGAACACGCTTGAGATCAAAGTCACGAAATACGGAGAAATCGAGGCGGTCGAGTTGAGCGGCCCACTAGTCCTCGGCATTCCGGTCAATAACCTGCGACAGAAGATAGATAACCTGACTGCTCACGGAGCAAACCAGTTCGTCTTCAACCTCACCGGGGTCAACCGTATGGACTCAAGCGGCATCGGCCTTCTGGTGATGATCATGAGTTCGACCAAAGACGCTGGCGGAGCCTTAAAGCTTGTAAATCCATCGAAGCAGGTGACGCAGACTCTGAAGATGTGCAACCTCTTGCCCCTCTTTGAAGTATTTTCCGAAGAGCAACAGGCGATCTCCTCCTTCACAAAGTCCTGA
- a CDS encoding TonB-dependent receptor, producing MMQHFRVSNITRSLRYVLGPAFVAIIFSLCAVSAHAQFRASIQGTVADSSGAVIPGATLTLTDTDTNHPITAVSNDSGVYNFNALPPDHYNLTVTAKGFKQQVIQDLHIIPEQPNSVNVTLELGEATTSVTVSGDALPALDTETASINGTVSSNQIQHLPSSGRDVFQLVQLAPGVFGDGSQSSNSSNGNQLPGTAGPGGASRAAGIFQTENGPQANANGGQTSTNGINIDGISTVSAVWGGTSVITPTEDSVGSLKVISNGYDAEDGRFSGAQIQLTSKTGSNQFHGSFFFRASRPGLNAYQRYNGSGTFNPGTPSERGLLRDSERANQIGGSIGGPILKDKLFAFFAYETQRDNTSQPGTGWYETSAFQALAPANSIAKTYLTFPGSSVVASSMINQTCTDAGLTEGMNCRTIPGQGLNIGSPLNQPLGTQDLTWQSTTNPGFGGGLSDVADIAFFNTINPTIRTASQYNGRLDANVTKKDHIAFAIYWVPLSMTNLNGSVRTYNLFNHDQINEAYSLVWNHIFSPTFLNEARANDAGYRFNEVSSNPQAPFGLPTGIIDNLGSISLGTFGAGGPSDLNQHTYTYKDIATKILGNHTVKFGGEITRLYYLNNPTYSARPLYNFYNIWDFLNDAPHSEAGNFDPATGIPTTNRQDTREDLYGFFIQDDWKVKPNLTLNFGLRYSYFGPFSSKQNNIGVVVLGTGASTYSGLTVRQGGNLTNAQKGNFGPQFGFAFSPDMFHGKAVVRGGYGLNYNQSEIAISGNSGNNPPYILGAQYNSASPTAINPRILYNIASDPHSLFGYPPNPNAVGGFNSVNLPIAGGAFLYDFQADQPTIYTQHYSLDTQIDLGHQFVVTAGYQGSTTRHLILQTFLYVNAFALGQPQNPLVQNVDRYGNTGSSNNNSLLVGFKHQMSHQFMFDAEFNYAKTMDTGSSPFYMDPYPYLPYLAYGRSDFNYGKALKIYGLWQPKFFHGNSFLSKVVDGWSLSGIFNLHTGFPFTPTYNVPGGNLYYAASGYSTLRPAFYNGGAGNNTGNDAFENGKPNLNFPNAGPTQPYFALPTTGIPTTGTTYALPQLPYVARNSFTGPGYKDVDATLAKSFGLPKARIIGEDANIEFRIDTFNLFNNINLTPSSLVTNFQLPNFGQAQNGLSGRIVNMQARFSF from the coding sequence ATGATGCAACACTTTCGCGTCAGCAACATCACGAGGTCCCTGCGCTACGTCCTGGGCCCGGCATTCGTCGCCATCATCTTCAGCCTGTGCGCAGTCTCCGCTCACGCACAATTCCGCGCGTCAATCCAGGGAACCGTCGCCGACTCTTCCGGCGCCGTCATCCCCGGCGCTACGCTCACCCTCACCGACACCGACACCAACCACCCCATCACCGCAGTCTCCAACGACAGCGGCGTCTATAACTTCAACGCGCTCCCACCCGACCACTACAACCTCACCGTAACCGCAAAGGGCTTCAAGCAACAGGTCATCCAGGACCTCCACATCATTCCTGAGCAGCCCAACTCAGTCAACGTAACCTTAGAACTCGGCGAGGCGACCACCAGCGTCACCGTCTCCGGCGACGCCCTTCCCGCGCTCGACACCGAGACTGCCTCCATCAACGGTACCGTCAGCAGCAATCAAATCCAGCACCTGCCCTCCTCTGGTCGCGACGTCTTCCAACTCGTACAACTCGCGCCCGGGGTCTTCGGGGACGGATCGCAGTCCTCCAACTCAAGCAACGGTAACCAGCTTCCCGGCACCGCAGGTCCTGGAGGAGCCAGCCGCGCTGCCGGTATCTTCCAAACCGAGAACGGTCCACAGGCCAACGCCAACGGCGGTCAGACCTCGACCAACGGCATCAACATCGATGGCATCAGCACAGTCAGCGCGGTCTGGGGCGGAACATCAGTCATCACTCCAACCGAAGACTCCGTGGGCAGCCTTAAAGTCATCTCGAACGGATACGACGCGGAGGACGGCCGCTTCAGCGGCGCGCAGATTCAACTCACCTCAAAGACCGGCAGCAACCAGTTTCATGGCAGCTTCTTCTTCCGAGCCAGCCGTCCCGGCCTCAACGCCTATCAACGCTACAACGGTTCGGGCACATTCAACCCCGGCACCCCCTCCGAGCGTGGTCTCCTGCGAGATAGCGAGCGCGCGAACCAGATCGGCGGTAGCATCGGAGGCCCTATTCTGAAAGACAAGCTCTTCGCTTTTTTCGCTTACGAAACGCAACGCGACAACACCTCTCAGCCGGGCACAGGCTGGTATGAAACCTCTGCCTTTCAAGCCCTCGCTCCCGCAAACAGCATCGCCAAGACATACCTTACCTTCCCGGGTTCTTCCGTAGTTGCGTCGTCGATGATCAATCAGACATGCACCGACGCTGGCCTCACCGAGGGTATGAACTGCCGCACCATCCCCGGACAAGGACTCAATATCGGCTCACCGCTCAACCAACCACTTGGCACCCAGGACCTCACCTGGCAGAGCACAACAAATCCCGGCTTCGGTGGCGGTCTCAGCGACGTAGCCGACATCGCATTCTTCAACACCATCAATCCGACAATACGCACCGCAAGCCAATACAACGGCCGCCTCGATGCAAACGTCACGAAGAAAGATCACATCGCGTTTGCAATCTACTGGGTCCCCCTGTCGATGACCAATCTCAATGGATCCGTTCGCACCTATAACCTCTTCAACCACGACCAGATCAATGAAGCATATTCTCTCGTCTGGAATCACATCTTCTCGCCGACATTCCTTAACGAAGCGCGAGCCAACGACGCGGGCTATCGATTTAATGAGGTAAGTTCAAACCCACAGGCGCCCTTCGGCTTGCCCACCGGGATCATCGACAATCTCGGTAGCATCAGCCTCGGCACCTTCGGAGCAGGCGGGCCCTCCGACCTCAATCAACACACATATACCTACAAAGACATAGCCACAAAGATCCTCGGCAATCACACCGTCAAGTTCGGGGGCGAGATAACACGGCTCTATTACCTCAACAATCCCACCTACTCCGCTCGTCCGCTCTATAACTTCTACAACATCTGGGACTTTCTCAACGACGCTCCCCACAGCGAAGCTGGCAACTTCGACCCCGCCACAGGCATTCCCACCACCAACCGTCAGGATACTCGCGAAGACCTCTATGGCTTCTTCATTCAGGACGACTGGAAGGTGAAACCCAATCTCACCTTAAACTTCGGACTTCGTTACTCCTACTTCGGACCATTTTCATCAAAGCAGAACAACATCGGGGTGGTTGTCCTTGGCACCGGGGCCAGCACCTACTCAGGCCTCACGGTTCGTCAGGGAGGCAACCTTACCAACGCCCAGAAGGGTAACTTCGGTCCGCAGTTCGGTTTCGCCTTTAGTCCCGACATGTTCCACGGCAAAGCTGTTGTTCGCGGAGGATACGGTCTGAACTATAACCAGTCCGAGATAGCCATCTCTGGCAACTCGGGGAACAATCCACCCTATATTCTCGGGGCCCAGTACAACAGCGCCAGTCCTACCGCCATTAACCCGCGAATCCTATACAACATCGCAAGCGATCCGCACTCGCTCTTCGGATACCCTCCGAATCCAAATGCCGTTGGAGGATTCAACTCTGTAAACCTTCCTATCGCAGGCGGAGCCTTTCTCTATGACTTCCAGGCCGACCAACCCACCATCTACACCCAGCACTACTCGCTCGATACCCAGATAGACCTGGGCCACCAGTTCGTCGTGACGGCCGGATACCAGGGGAGCACGACACGTCATCTCATCCTTCAGACATTCCTTTATGTCAACGCATTCGCACTCGGTCAGCCGCAAAATCCCCTCGTGCAAAACGTTGACCGGTACGGCAACACCGGCAGTTCGAACAATAACTCCCTCTTAGTGGGTTTCAAACATCAGATGTCCCATCAATTCATGTTCGATGCGGAATTCAACTACGCAAAGACCATGGATACAGGCTCCAGTCCCTTCTACATGGACCCCTACCCCTACCTGCCTTACCTCGCCTACGGCCGTTCCGACTTCAACTACGGCAAAGCCCTCAAAATCTACGGACTCTGGCAGCCGAAGTTCTTTCACGGAAACAGTTTTCTCTCGAAGGTCGTCGACGGCTGGTCACTCAGCGGCATATTCAACCTGCACACGGGCTTCCCCTTCACCCCAACCTATAACGTCCCTGGCGGCAATCTCTACTACGCCGCCAGCGGATATTCCACACTCCGTCCCGCCTTCTATAACGGAGGCGCCGGAAACAACACCGGCAACGACGCCTTCGAGAACGGCAAGCCGAACTTGAACTTCCCCAACGCGGGCCCGACCCAGCCTTACTTCGCGCTACCCACCACGGGCATTCCAACCACAGGAACTACCTATGCCCTGCCCCAGCTTCCCTACGTCGCCCGCAACTCCTTCACCGGCCCCGGATATAAGGATGTCGATGCGACCCTCGCCAAGTCCTTCGGTCTTCCAAAAGCACGCATCATCGGAGAAGACGCCAACATCGAGTTTCGAATCGACACCTTCAATCTCTTCAACAACATCAACCTGACCCCCAGCTCCCTGGTCACCAACTTCCAACTTCCAAACTTCGGGCAGGCTCAGAACGGCCTCTCCGGTCGCATCGTCAATATGCAGGCGCGTTTCAGCTTCTAA